A genomic segment from uncultured Alistipes sp. encodes:
- a CDS encoding TonB-dependent receptor, which translates to MKLKTLLILLFTAVSFASYAQGGGVRGKVVSRNGRVALNNVEVKIESLGVKVMTDNDGYFTLENLPAGSYTLQFSTPDFEMQEIMVRVGTEHVQDLKQVILVPEGPTNTAFFDDAIFAEFDSDSSSSDTQALPSSLSSSKDLFNNIASYRFSEMRFNVRGYDSQYSDIYLNGIRFNDAMTGYGPWSLWSGLNDATRNQENYTGLEMADFGIGGIGGMTNVNARASQVRKGFRVSVSNANQMYRFRAMISYGSGQLDNGWSYAFSIGTRQGGNGYVDGVYYNSYAYFASVEKLFGTDHRLALTLLASPAERGAQQASTDEAYALFGNNYYNPNVGYQAGKLRNSRVRNTHEPIVMLNYTWDMSENTRLNAATSLRFGKNGYSALTWNGGSDPRGDYYRYMPSSDFTQILPGTTTDQTIYFYTQSAIQAAQAWTGMLDYDGFFHKNQYVDTELTDLMGDSRRSNYMIEERHTDQLDYNLAVNVQHNMRNNMKIVGGANLRVNRTDYYSQVKDLLGGDYWYDIDKFAERDMASETAYQNDLDYYWATGHARIAREGDKYGYWYRAHLLETEAWANYTWAKGGFSLGVGASVGYSQMYREGMWRKGLFPDNSKGDSKKLDYLTYEGKISLGYKFSSAHSLEANAMIEQRAPKFNTAFVSPRTRNNTTPGLEAEKIFGVDLTYNLNLPYIKARLSGYYTTIKDQSKVISFYDDTRSSFTNFAMSGIDKEHYGVELGLSIPVWNGISVVGAISWGDYTYTSNADFVQTVDNVDKIVLRDKVNWKGYHVESTPQTAINVGLDYKGPNSWFAGVNLNYYDRLYLSMNPFYRTNTASEYYTNVIASEISAANPDAEVIAGAINSIKELRAQEEFGGYFTLSANVGKNWYLGRYMLGCSLEVKNILNDQNIRTGGYEQMRMSKVRASGTGDYVFGRFPSKYFYLLGTTYFLNVYLRF; encoded by the coding sequence ATGAAACTGAAAACTCTACTTATTCTGCTGTTCACGGCCGTAAGTTTTGCGTCCTATGCACAGGGCGGGGGCGTTCGCGGCAAGGTGGTTTCGCGCAACGGACGCGTGGCCCTGAACAACGTCGAGGTGAAGATCGAGTCGCTGGGCGTGAAGGTCATGACCGACAACGACGGTTACTTTACGTTGGAGAATCTTCCCGCAGGCAGCTATACGCTGCAATTCTCGACTCCGGATTTCGAGATGCAGGAGATCATGGTCCGTGTGGGTACGGAGCATGTCCAGGACCTCAAACAGGTCATTCTGGTTCCAGAGGGCCCCACGAACACGGCATTTTTCGATGATGCGATCTTCGCGGAGTTCGACAGCGACTCGTCGTCGTCGGATACGCAGGCTCTGCCGTCGTCGCTGTCGTCGTCGAAGGACCTGTTCAACAACATTGCGTCGTACCGTTTCAGCGAGATGCGTTTCAACGTCCGGGGTTACGACTCGCAGTATTCGGACATCTACCTGAACGGCATCCGCTTCAACGATGCCATGACGGGTTACGGGCCGTGGTCGCTGTGGAGCGGTCTGAACGATGCCACGCGCAACCAGGAGAACTATACGGGACTCGAAATGGCGGATTTCGGCATCGGCGGCATCGGCGGCATGACGAACGTCAATGCCCGGGCGTCGCAGGTTCGCAAGGGCTTCCGCGTCAGCGTGTCGAACGCCAACCAGATGTACCGCTTCCGGGCGATGATCTCCTACGGATCGGGTCAGCTGGACAACGGCTGGTCTTACGCCTTCTCGATCGGCACACGCCAGGGCGGCAACGGCTACGTGGACGGGGTTTACTACAACTCGTATGCCTATTTTGCTTCGGTGGAGAAGCTCTTCGGTACGGACCATCGTCTGGCGCTGACGCTGCTGGCATCGCCCGCGGAGCGAGGAGCGCAGCAGGCTTCGACCGACGAGGCCTACGCCCTGTTCGGCAACAACTACTACAACCCGAACGTGGGTTACCAGGCCGGGAAGCTCCGCAACTCGCGCGTACGCAACACGCACGAGCCGATCGTGATGCTGAACTACACGTGGGACATGTCGGAGAACACGCGCCTGAATGCTGCGACGTCGCTTCGTTTCGGCAAGAACGGCTATTCGGCGCTGACGTGGAACGGCGGTTCGGACCCGCGCGGGGACTACTACCGTTACATGCCGTCGTCGGACTTCACGCAGATACTGCCGGGAACGACGACCGATCAGACGATCTATTTCTACACGCAGAGTGCGATCCAGGCGGCCCAGGCCTGGACCGGAATGCTGGATTATGACGGCTTCTTCCACAAGAACCAGTACGTCGATACGGAGCTGACGGACCTGATGGGCGACAGCCGGCGTTCGAACTACATGATCGAGGAGCGCCACACCGACCAGCTGGACTACAACCTGGCCGTGAACGTGCAGCACAACATGCGCAACAACATGAAGATCGTAGGTGGTGCGAACCTGCGCGTGAACCGCACGGACTACTATTCGCAGGTGAAGGATCTGCTGGGCGGCGACTACTGGTACGACATCGACAAGTTCGCCGAGCGCGACATGGCGAGCGAGACGGCTTACCAGAACGACCTGGACTACTACTGGGCTACGGGCCACGCGCGGATTGCCCGCGAGGGAGACAAGTACGGCTACTGGTACCGTGCCCACCTGCTCGAAACGGAGGCATGGGCGAACTACACATGGGCGAAAGGCGGTTTCTCGCTGGGCGTCGGCGCATCGGTCGGCTATTCGCAGATGTACCGTGAGGGTATGTGGCGCAAGGGCCTGTTCCCGGACAATTCGAAGGGCGATTCGAAGAAACTCGACTACCTGACCTACGAGGGCAAAATCTCGTTGGGCTACAAGTTCTCGTCCGCACACTCGCTGGAGGCCAATGCGATGATCGAGCAGCGTGCTCCGAAGTTCAATACGGCCTTTGTGTCCCCGCGTACGCGCAACAACACGACGCCGGGTCTGGAGGCCGAGAAGATCTTCGGCGTGGACCTGACCTACAATCTGAACCTGCCCTACATCAAGGCGCGTCTGTCGGGTTACTACACGACGATCAAGGATCAGTCGAAGGTGATTTCGTTCTACGACGACACGCGCAGTTCGTTCACGAACTTTGCGATGAGCGGTATCGACAAGGAGCACTACGGCGTGGAACTGGGTCTTTCGATTCCGGTCTGGAACGGGATTTCGGTCGTCGGAGCGATCAGCTGGGGTGACTACACCTACACGTCGAACGCCGACTTCGTGCAGACGGTGGACAACGTCGACAAGATCGTCCTGCGCGACAAGGTGAACTGGAAGGGATACCACGTGGAGAGCACGCCGCAGACGGCCATCAACGTAGGCTTGGACTACAAGGGCCCGAACAGCTGGTTTGCCGGGGTGAACCTGAACTACTACGACCGTCTCTATCTGTCGATGAACCCGTTCTACCGCACGAATACGGCTTCGGAATACTATACGAATGTGATTGCCAGCGAGATTTCGGCTGCGAATCCGGATGCGGAGGTGATCGCCGGAGCGATCAACTCGATCAAGGAGCTCCGGGCACAGGAGGAGTTCGGCGGATACTTCACGCTGAGCGCCAACGTGGGCAAGAACTGGTACCTCGGTCGTTACATGCTGGGTTGCAGCCTGGAGGTGAAGAACATTCTCAACGACCAGAATATCCGCACGGGCGGTTACGAGCAGATGCGTATGAGCAAGGTCCGTGCTTCCGGCACGGGAGACTATGTCTTCGGCCGTTTCCCGTCGAAGTATTTCTACCTGCTCGGCACGACCTATTTCCTGAATGTCTACTTACGATTCTAA
- a CDS encoding DUF2975 domain-containing protein → MQNKKSLLKRLLFLYIALFLVIATGLVHSLLGDFGRGAADGMEMGTRIAEKLQQGDPRMIYLLGDVHIIDDSKNSSPIRNGAVEIEPVVTRMDLIVDEPAKTVSPLGIAFHAVGGSPWIYLFALLIPLFLLAVIILMVIIIRSVRRSIREERPLNRRNVWYLRSIGMLTILIELANSLFNHIMNLRAAELLANSGYTVDTGFDLSYSMVIMGILILFAAEVFAIGQNLSEEQKLTI, encoded by the coding sequence ATGCAGAACAAAAAATCGCTCCTCAAGCGGCTGCTGTTCCTCTACATCGCCCTCTTCCTGGTCATCGCCACAGGCCTTGTCCACAGCCTCCTGGGCGACTTCGGCCGCGGAGCCGCCGACGGAATGGAGATGGGGACCCGGATCGCCGAAAAACTCCAGCAGGGAGACCCCCGGATGATCTATCTGCTCGGCGACGTCCACATCATCGACGACAGCAAAAACTCCTCCCCGATCCGTAACGGCGCCGTCGAGATCGAACCCGTCGTCACGCGCATGGACCTCATCGTCGACGAGCCCGCCAAAACGGTCTCCCCGCTCGGAATCGCCTTCCACGCAGTGGGCGGCAGCCCCTGGATCTACCTCTTCGCCTTGCTGATCCCGCTGTTCCTGCTGGCCGTCATCATACTGATGGTCATCATCATCCGCTCCGTACGCCGCTCCATCCGCGAAGAGCGGCCGCTCAACCGCCGCAACGTCTGGTACCTGCGCTCGATCGGCATGCTGACCATCCTCATCGAACTGGCCAACTCGCTGTTCAACCATATCATGAACCTCCGCGCCGCCGAACTCCTCGCCAACAGCGGTTACACCGTCGATACCGGATTCGACCTCTCCTACTCGATGGTCATCATGGGAATCCTGATCCTCTTCGCCGCCGAGGTATTCGCCATCGGCCAGAACCTCAGCGAAGAACAGAAACTAACTATCTAA
- a CDS encoding DNA/RNA non-specific endonuclease, with the protein MFFEFFKTTVRPILILAALLVLFAGCSDDDDAAENAAALAAATVNCSATTNTLTTQGPAGTSFVATISLAESDGNWCSFPSNTAVAAASVGESLTLSIGENTSGQYRAAEITVTFSNGYTALLTMWQMPASQNPEYQRPWGEQPAYRQGSSYIYKTYYTTLRGTNRYLTGGYRRNFSICYDTKSRVALWVAYPLHGCYTSPNSGRTDAWAYDPNDQLPVIDRSLQYDVRNTYGRGYARGHQCPSADRYNTDETNAMTFYSTNIMPQNYDFNGGSWVTLEDKIRAWAPTTVTRMRYDTLFVVTGTIPGSAQVSGVSVPSKCWKVLLKQKRDQNENRQIWEFSADELQAIGFIFPNDRSGGEMSLREAACTVREVEERTGFTFFENLDPAVADELKSREPDIAQWPGLAIN; encoded by the coding sequence ATGTTTTTCGAGTTTTTCAAGACGACAGTCCGGCCGATTTTGATTCTTGCGGCCCTGCTTGTCCTCTTCGCGGGATGCAGCGACGATGACGATGCGGCGGAAAATGCCGCCGCGCTGGCTGCAGCGACCGTGAATTGTTCCGCTACAACGAACACCTTGACCACGCAAGGCCCCGCCGGGACCTCCTTCGTGGCGACGATCTCCCTCGCGGAGAGCGACGGAAACTGGTGCTCGTTCCCTTCCAATACTGCGGTGGCGGCCGCAAGCGTCGGAGAATCCCTCACCCTCTCCATCGGGGAGAACACCTCCGGCCAATACCGTGCGGCAGAGATTACCGTGACCTTCTCGAACGGTTATACCGCCCTGCTGACGATGTGGCAGATGCCCGCCTCGCAGAATCCGGAATACCAACGTCCCTGGGGCGAACAACCCGCTTACAGACAGGGATCCAGTTATATCTACAAAACCTACTATACGACGCTGCGCGGCACGAACAGGTACCTTACGGGCGGCTATCGGCGCAACTTCTCGATCTGCTACGATACGAAGAGCCGCGTGGCGCTGTGGGTCGCCTACCCGTTGCACGGCTGCTATACCTCGCCCAATTCGGGCCGGACGGATGCCTGGGCATACGATCCCAACGACCAGCTGCCCGTCATCGACCGCAGCCTGCAGTACGATGTCCGGAATACATACGGCCGCGGTTATGCCCGTGGCCACCAGTGCCCCTCGGCCGACCGCTACAATACGGACGAAACCAACGCGATGACCTTCTACTCCACGAACATCATGCCCCAGAACTACGACTTCAACGGCGGCAGTTGGGTGACGCTCGAAGACAAGATACGGGCCTGGGCCCCCACGACGGTCACCAGGATGCGTTACGACACGCTGTTCGTCGTGACGGGGACTATCCCGGGATCGGCACAGGTCTCCGGCGTGAGTGTACCCTCGAAATGCTGGAAGGTGCTCCTGAAGCAGAAGCGCGACCAGAACGAGAACCGCCAGATCTGGGAGTTCTCGGCCGACGAGTTGCAGGCCATCGGGTTTATCTTCCCGAACGACCGGTCCGGTGGTGAGATGTCGCTCCGCGAGGCGGCCTGCACGGTCCGGGAGGTCGAGGAGCGGACGGGCTTCACCTTCTTCGAAAACCTCGATCCGGCGGTGGCCGACGAGCTGAAGAGCCGCGAGCCCGACATCGCACAATGGCCCGGACTGGCAATAAACTGA
- a CDS encoding DUF5689 domain-containing protein: MKNLKIALAVLVGALAAGCYNDFDTPAPRKLYTDTDMTALGLEHVTIKEVKDYFGPISGTGTNRDWETTQTVKFGELTSEEQDKTKFPGLRGWSDAANYYIKGKVISSDRQGNIYKSLYIYDGTAAIELKLYNGLYLDYYLDLNTMESQWVYVRLDGLYLGNYRMMLSIGDAPSDSNNAGGNHRFYANSNLDNPNIAKLSVFPGERVKLDDSDILDVDASNYQTALGEQALGRLVRFNNIKVRYAGVPNQDQVVNPVMKNGSYDSSFPTWVVTDSGSPQNAPWYYWAYNINNVRLYGSVLISYNDAAVYTSDPGVYSVRTSGYSQFAMKPIPKDGAVGTVLGIYAIYSRESSFTGGSRDYAQYQISVSRLEDLDFKAEDLLTEAEADELARWAYKNGYAEYDPFNPPVKNDPMGGMEGGE, translated from the coding sequence ATGAAAAATCTTAAAATAGCTTTGGCGGTTCTTGTCGGCGCGTTGGCCGCAGGCTGCTACAACGATTTCGATACCCCGGCGCCCCGGAAACTCTATACCGACACCGACATGACGGCCCTGGGTCTCGAACATGTGACGATCAAGGAGGTGAAGGATTACTTCGGACCGATTTCGGGCACGGGTACCAACCGCGATTGGGAGACGACGCAGACGGTGAAGTTCGGAGAGCTTACGTCCGAAGAGCAGGACAAGACGAAATTCCCCGGCCTGCGGGGCTGGTCGGATGCTGCGAACTACTACATCAAGGGCAAGGTGATCAGCAGCGACCGCCAGGGTAACATCTACAAGTCGCTGTACATCTACGACGGTACGGCGGCCATCGAGTTGAAACTCTACAACGGTCTCTACCTGGATTACTACCTCGATCTGAATACGATGGAGAGCCAGTGGGTCTATGTCCGCCTCGACGGACTCTACCTGGGCAACTACCGGATGATGCTCTCGATCGGCGATGCACCGTCGGATTCGAACAATGCGGGCGGAAATCACCGCTTCTATGCGAACTCGAACCTGGACAATCCGAACATTGCGAAACTGAGCGTCTTCCCGGGCGAACGGGTCAAGCTGGATGATTCGGATATTCTCGACGTGGATGCCTCGAACTATCAGACGGCGCTGGGCGAGCAGGCATTGGGCCGTTTGGTGCGTTTCAATAACATCAAGGTGCGTTATGCCGGGGTGCCGAACCAGGATCAGGTGGTCAATCCCGTCATGAAAAACGGTTCGTATGACAGCTCCTTCCCGACGTGGGTAGTGACCGACTCGGGCTCGCCGCAGAATGCCCCCTGGTACTATTGGGCCTACAACATTAACAACGTGCGTCTGTATGGTTCGGTGCTGATTTCGTACAACGATGCGGCCGTTTATACGTCGGATCCGGGTGTTTACTCGGTTCGCACGAGCGGTTATTCGCAGTTTGCCATGAAGCCGATTCCGAAGGACGGTGCGGTCGGTACGGTGCTGGGTATCTATGCGATCTATTCGAGAGAGAGTTCGTTTACCGGAGGCAGCCGTGATTATGCGCAGTACCAGATTTCGGTGAGCCGGCTGGAGGACCTCGACTTCAAGGCCGAGGATCTGTTGACGGAGGCTGAAGCCGACGAACTGGCTCGTTGGGCATACAAAAACGGGTATGCGGAGTACGATCCGTTCAATCCTCCCGTGAAGAACGATCCGATGGGCGGTATGGAAGGCGGCGAATAG
- a CDS encoding insulinase family protein — translation MKRLLLFALATFTVCSAAAQMNQPIPADPELRTGKLENGMTYYVRHNEKPKGQADFYIIHNVGAIQEDDSQQGLAHFLEHMAFNGTKNLPGKQMIEYLETIGVKFGANLNAGTSWDQTVYNISDVPTSREGIIDSALLILHDWSHFITLAPEEIDSERGVIMEELRTRDGASWRSSMKLLQALGKGTRYEHRNLIGYLDGLKSFEHQALADFYHKWYRPDYQAVIVVGDIDAEAVEAKIKKLMSDIPAPAADAAQKEKIVVPDNEEPIVSIYTDPEMQGTKVQLFIKRPAFPSALANTVSWEAANVIESYITVMENARLQEIAMQPDAPFLGAGMGSGDVIGVIPTLNATVFIAMTQEGKLNRGFETLYTEMERMRRYGFTQGEFERAQENLMRQVERTYANRNDRQNSSFVQTYLNNFQKNTPIPDAETEWQLDSMLVKMINVEMVNAFAQQTVTPTNQVIIVTAPEKEGLAAPTAEELLAIREKVAAADVKPYEDNVVKEPLIPEGTQLKGSKVKKTVEDPRLGTTEWTLANGVKVVVKKTDFKADEVLMSAVAKGGLSRLSDEEFYMGEMMPAINSMSGVGKFSATELKKQLSGKTAGVQPAVGNYSSTMNGSASPKDVETMLQLLYLHFSQPRFDRNDYDNLITMLRSQLANAQSSPDFRMQEKTLETIYGNNPRRRMVSNEIIDGFDFEKLPAIYAKLYPGANSFVFTFVGNIDPEVLKPLVEKYIGSLPTTKKPMTWQDDKAEPVKGAITEDFRVAMQQPKVSVCYYFSGEMPYTFRDKLSLTFLTQALNSRYLESIREEKGGTYGVQVGGSTDYIPKESYDMTISFDTNEQMADELCEIILQEIRQIAENGPKSEDIEKTREFLLKSWQNSLQKNNGWLGYIQAKYGSGLDYVGEYEQSLRALTNADVQKMAQKVLADGNLVKVIMRPEKAAEAPAEK, via the coding sequence ATGAAGAGATTGCTTCTGTTCGCGCTGGCGACATTCACCGTCTGCAGCGCCGCGGCGCAGATGAATCAGCCGATTCCCGCCGATCCCGAGCTCCGCACGGGAAAACTCGAAAACGGTATGACCTACTACGTCCGTCACAACGAAAAGCCCAAAGGTCAGGCCGATTTCTACATCATCCACAACGTCGGAGCCATCCAGGAGGATGATTCCCAGCAGGGTCTGGCCCACTTCCTCGAACACATGGCCTTCAACGGTACGAAGAACCTCCCCGGCAAGCAGATGATCGAATACCTCGAAACCATCGGCGTGAAGTTCGGGGCCAACCTCAACGCCGGAACCAGCTGGGACCAGACCGTCTACAACATCTCCGACGTCCCGACCTCGCGCGAGGGGATCATCGACTCGGCGCTGCTGATCCTCCACGACTGGTCGCACTTCATCACACTCGCCCCCGAGGAGATCGACTCCGAGCGCGGCGTCATCATGGAGGAGCTCCGCACGCGTGACGGAGCCTCGTGGCGCTCCTCGATGAAGCTCCTCCAGGCCCTCGGAAAAGGAACCAGGTACGAACACCGCAACCTGATCGGGTATCTCGACGGCCTGAAGAGTTTCGAACACCAGGCGCTCGCCGATTTCTACCACAAATGGTACCGTCCCGACTACCAGGCCGTGATCGTCGTGGGCGACATCGACGCCGAGGCCGTCGAGGCCAAGATCAAGAAGCTGATGTCCGACATCCCGGCCCCGGCCGCCGACGCCGCACAGAAGGAGAAGATCGTCGTCCCGGACAACGAGGAGCCGATCGTCAGCATCTACACCGACCCCGAGATGCAGGGAACCAAGGTCCAGCTCTTCATCAAACGCCCGGCCTTCCCCTCGGCTCTGGCCAATACGGTAAGCTGGGAAGCCGCCAACGTCATCGAATCCTACATCACCGTCATGGAGAATGCCCGCCTGCAGGAGATCGCCATGCAGCCCGATGCGCCGTTCCTCGGAGCCGGCATGGGTTCGGGTGACGTCATCGGCGTCATCCCCACGCTCAACGCCACGGTCTTCATCGCCATGACCCAGGAGGGAAAACTCAACCGCGGATTCGAAACCCTCTACACCGAAATGGAGCGTATGCGCCGCTACGGATTCACCCAGGGTGAGTTCGAACGTGCCCAGGAGAACCTCATGCGTCAGGTCGAGCGCACCTACGCCAACCGCAATGACCGCCAGAACAGCTCGTTCGTACAGACGTACCTGAACAACTTCCAGAAGAACACCCCGATCCCCGATGCCGAAACCGAATGGCAGCTCGACAGCATGCTCGTCAAGATGATCAACGTCGAGATGGTCAACGCCTTTGCCCAGCAGACCGTCACCCCGACCAATCAGGTCATCATCGTCACGGCTCCCGAGAAGGAGGGGCTCGCTGCCCCCACGGCCGAGGAGCTGCTCGCAATCCGCGAGAAGGTCGCAGCCGCGGATGTGAAACCCTATGAAGACAACGTCGTCAAGGAGCCGCTGATCCCCGAAGGAACCCAGCTCAAGGGTTCGAAGGTGAAGAAAACCGTCGAGGATCCCCGCCTCGGAACCACCGAATGGACGCTCGCCAACGGCGTGAAGGTCGTCGTCAAGAAGACCGACTTCAAGGCCGACGAAGTGCTGATGAGCGCCGTGGCAAAAGGTGGTCTCTCGCGGCTCTCCGACGAGGAGTTCTACATGGGTGAGATGATGCCCGCCATCAACTCCATGTCGGGGGTCGGCAAGTTCTCCGCCACCGAGCTCAAGAAGCAACTCTCCGGAAAAACCGCCGGCGTGCAGCCCGCCGTCGGCAACTACTCCAGCACGATGAACGGTTCGGCGTCGCCCAAGGATGTCGAGACCATGCTCCAGTTGCTCTACCTCCACTTCTCGCAGCCCCGCTTCGACCGAAACGACTACGACAACCTCATCACAATGCTCCGTTCGCAACTCGCCAACGCCCAGTCGAGCCCCGACTTCCGGATGCAGGAGAAGACGCTGGAGACCATCTACGGAAACAACCCCCGCCGCCGGATGGTATCGAACGAGATTATCGACGGTTTCGATTTCGAGAAACTCCCCGCCATCTACGCCAAACTCTACCCCGGTGCCAACAGTTTCGTCTTCACGTTCGTCGGGAACATCGACCCCGAAGTGCTGAAACCCCTGGTCGAGAAGTACATCGGCTCGCTTCCCACGACCAAGAAGCCGATGACCTGGCAGGACGACAAGGCCGAGCCGGTCAAGGGTGCGATCACCGAAGATTTCCGCGTGGCGATGCAGCAGCCCAAAGTCTCGGTATGCTACTACTTCTCGGGCGAAATGCCCTACACGTTCCGCGACAAGCTCTCCCTGACGTTCCTGACCCAGGCGCTCAACTCCCGCTACCTGGAGTCGATCCGCGAGGAGAAGGGCGGAACCTACGGCGTACAGGTCGGCGGTTCGACGGATTACATCCCCAAGGAGAGCTACGACATGACCATTTCGTTCGACACCAACGAGCAGATGGCCGACGAACTCTGTGAAATCATCCTGCAGGAGATCCGCCAGATTGCCGAAAACGGCCCCAAGAGCGAGGATATAGAGAAGACCCGTGAATTCCTGCTCAAGAGTTGGCAGAACAGCCTCCAGAAGAACAACGGATGGCTCGGGTACATTCAGGCCAAGTACGGTTCCGGTCTCGACTACGTCGGAGAATACGAGCAGTCGCTCCGCGCACTGACCAATGCCGACGTACAGAAAATGGCCCAGAAGGTCCTGGCCGACGGCAATCTCGTGAAGGTCATCATGCGTCCCGAGAAGGCTGCAGAGGCTCCGGCCGAGAAATAG
- a CDS encoding helix-turn-helix transcriptional regulator encodes MAIIINIDVMMAKRKISLGELAERVDITPANLSILKNGKARAIRFSTLEAICRELDCQPGDIIEYRPDKSENQ; translated from the coding sequence ATGGCCATAATCATCAATATCGACGTCATGATGGCAAAACGCAAAATCTCGCTCGGGGAACTCGCCGAGCGCGTCGACATCACCCCGGCAAACCTCTCGATCCTCAAGAACGGAAAGGCCCGCGCCATCCGCTTCTCGACCCTCGAAGCCATCTGCCGCGAACTCGACTGCCAGCCCGGCGACATCATCGAATACCGCCCGGACAAATCCGAAAACCAATAA
- a CDS encoding endonuclease/exonuclease/phosphatase family protein encodes MKKNLLTGLIAVLIAVACFAQKPYKVVFYNFENLFDTINDPGVKDEEFTPEGPKQWNSVKYGKKLANLERVLFDLAAEDKDFPVVIGVSEIENRSVMEDVIAQPKLAHGNYRIVHYDSPDARGVDVAFFYRPDVFKLEGSKAHPFVMPGMPDFKTRDFVTMWGTIEGEPFFFVVNHWPSRLGGKEASSPKREEAARQVKHIVDSVMAKNPATKVVVMGDLNDDATDKSIVEGLRAKGKIKEVQKGDMFNPFIALLKAGYGTLAYRDEWNLFDNIVVSENLATGSTGSLKIQPVGKSKFYGGIFHRPYMFQKEGQYKGYPLRTFVGNDFQGGFSDHFPVYIYIGK; translated from the coding sequence ATGAAGAAAAACCTTTTGACAGGACTGATTGCCGTGTTGATCGCGGTGGCGTGCTTTGCGCAGAAGCCCTATAAAGTGGTCTTCTACAACTTCGAGAACCTCTTCGACACGATCAACGATCCGGGGGTGAAGGATGAGGAGTTCACGCCCGAGGGGCCGAAGCAGTGGAATTCGGTCAAGTACGGCAAGAAACTCGCCAACCTCGAACGGGTATTGTTCGACCTGGCCGCCGAGGACAAGGATTTCCCCGTGGTGATCGGCGTCTCGGAGATCGAGAACCGTTCGGTGATGGAGGATGTGATCGCACAGCCGAAACTCGCCCACGGCAACTACCGGATCGTTCACTACGATTCGCCCGATGCGCGCGGTGTGGACGTCGCCTTCTTCTATCGTCCGGATGTCTTCAAGCTGGAGGGCAGCAAGGCCCATCCGTTCGTGATGCCGGGGATGCCGGACTTCAAGACGCGTGATTTCGTGACGATGTGGGGCACGATCGAAGGCGAGCCCTTCTTCTTCGTGGTCAACCACTGGCCGTCGCGCCTGGGCGGCAAGGAGGCTTCGTCGCCCAAACGCGAGGAGGCTGCCCGTCAGGTGAAGCACATCGTCGACTCGGTCATGGCGAAGAACCCCGCAACGAAAGTGGTGGTGATGGGCGACCTGAACGACGATGCCACGGACAAGAGCATCGTCGAGGGACTGCGCGCCAAGGGCAAGATCAAGGAGGTGCAGAAGGGCGACATGTTCAACCCGTTCATCGCCCTGCTCAAGGCCGGTTACGGGACGCTGGCCTACCGCGACGAGTGGAACCTGTTCGACAACATCGTCGTCTCGGAGAACCTCGCCACGGGATCGACCGGATCGCTGAAGATTCAGCCGGTCGGGAAATCGAAGTTCTACGGCGGAATCTTCCACCGTCCGTACATGTTCCAGAAGGAGGGCCAGTACAAGGGTTATCCGTTGCGGACGTTCGTGGGCAACGACTTCCAGGGCGGTTTCAGCGACCACTTCCCGGTCTATATCTACATTGGCAAATAA